In a single window of the Magnolia sinica isolate HGM2019 chromosome 7, MsV1, whole genome shotgun sequence genome:
- the LOC131251119 gene encoding mitochondrial import receptor subunit TOM40-1-like isoform X2, with product MVSPVGHAPPPPFVVGAAPPPSDAKGGESRTEEKVDWLNLPCPVPFEEIQREALMSLKPELFEGMRFDFTKGLSPKFSLSHSLFMGSAAIPSQSAEPIKVPTAHYEFGANFLDPKMMLVGRILTDGRLTARVKCDLTDNLTLKINAQIQNEPHFSQGTFNFDYKGKDFRSQFQMGNGAFYNVNYIQSVSPHLSLGTEVFWLGHQRKSGIGLAARYNTDKMVAAGQVASTGIVALSYVQKVSEKVSLASDFLYNPMTRDATASVGYDYMLRQSRLRGKLDSNGCVGALLEERLNMGVNFLLSAEIDHKKKDYKFGFGMTIGE from the exons ATGGTGTCGCCCGTCGGCCACGCTCCTCCTCCACCGTTCGTCGTGGGCGCCGCTCCTCCTCCGTCCGACGCGAAGGGTGGAGAGAGCAGAACGGAGGAGAAGGTGGACTGGTTGAATCTTCCATGCCCCGTTCCGTTTGAAGAAATCCAACGAGAAGCTCTCA TGTCTTTGAAGCCTGAGCTATTCGAGGGTATGCGCTTTGATTTTACGAAAGGACTAAGCCCAAAATTCTCACTCAGCCACAG TTTGTTCATGGGATCAGCGGCTATTCCTTCTCAATCGGCAGAACCCATCAAAGTTCCAACTGCACATTATGAATTTGGGGCTAATTTTCTTGACCCAAAG ATGATGCTCGTTGGGAGGATACTGACTGACGGGAGGCTTACTGCAAGAGTCAAATGCGATTTGACTGATAACCTTACTTTGAAGATCAATGCTCAG ATTCAAAATGAGCCACATTTCTCACAGGGAACGTTCAACTTTGATTACAAG GGTAAAGATTTCAGATCTCAGTTCCAAATGGGGAATGGTGCCTTCTACAATGTCAATTACATCCAG AGTGTTTCACCACATTTATCTTTGGGAACTGAAGTGTTTTGGCTTGGTCATCAAAGAAAATCTGGTATTGGTCTCGCTGCTCGATACAACACAGATAAGATG GTTGCAGCAGGGCAAGTTGCCAGCACTGGGATAGTTGCTTTGAGCTATGTGCAAAAGGTATCCGAGAAG GTTTCTCTCGCATCAGATTTCTTATACAATCCAATGACAAGAGATGCAACTGCAAGTGTTGGTTATGATTACATGCTTCGACAG AGTCGTCTTAGGGGGAAGTTGGATTCCAATGGGTGTGTTGGTGCCCTTCTGGAAGAGCGGTTAAATATGGGTGTCAATTTTCTTCTTTCTGCAGAG ATTGATCACAAAAAGAAAGACTACAAATTCGGCTTTGGCATGACAATTGGAGAGTAG
- the LOC131251119 gene encoding mitochondrial import receptor subunit TOM40-1-like isoform X1 — protein sequence MVSPVGHAPPPPFVVGAAPPPSDAKGGESRTEEKVDWLNLPCPVPFEEIQREALMSLKPELFEGMRFDFTKGLSPKFSLSHSLFMGSAAIPSQSAEPIKVPTAHYEFGANFLDPKMMLVGRILTDGRLTARVKCDLTDNLTLKINAQIQNEPHFSQGTFNFDYKGKDFRSQFQMGNGAFYNVNYIQSVSPHLSLGTEVFWLGHQRKSGIGLAARYNTDKMVAAGQVASTGIVALSYVQKVSEKVSLASDFLYNPMTRDATASVGYDYMLRQVFLLCVICMSRLNISSFDPSFCCGMELLWWVACTYLVYHMQSRLRGKLDSNGCVGALLEERLNMGVNFLLSAEIDHKKKDYKFGFGMTIGE from the exons ATGGTGTCGCCCGTCGGCCACGCTCCTCCTCCACCGTTCGTCGTGGGCGCCGCTCCTCCTCCGTCCGACGCGAAGGGTGGAGAGAGCAGAACGGAGGAGAAGGTGGACTGGTTGAATCTTCCATGCCCCGTTCCGTTTGAAGAAATCCAACGAGAAGCTCTCA TGTCTTTGAAGCCTGAGCTATTCGAGGGTATGCGCTTTGATTTTACGAAAGGACTAAGCCCAAAATTCTCACTCAGCCACAG TTTGTTCATGGGATCAGCGGCTATTCCTTCTCAATCGGCAGAACCCATCAAAGTTCCAACTGCACATTATGAATTTGGGGCTAATTTTCTTGACCCAAAG ATGATGCTCGTTGGGAGGATACTGACTGACGGGAGGCTTACTGCAAGAGTCAAATGCGATTTGACTGATAACCTTACTTTGAAGATCAATGCTCAG ATTCAAAATGAGCCACATTTCTCACAGGGAACGTTCAACTTTGATTACAAG GGTAAAGATTTCAGATCTCAGTTCCAAATGGGGAATGGTGCCTTCTACAATGTCAATTACATCCAG AGTGTTTCACCACATTTATCTTTGGGAACTGAAGTGTTTTGGCTTGGTCATCAAAGAAAATCTGGTATTGGTCTCGCTGCTCGATACAACACAGATAAGATG GTTGCAGCAGGGCAAGTTGCCAGCACTGGGATAGTTGCTTTGAGCTATGTGCAAAAGGTATCCGAGAAG GTTTCTCTCGCATCAGATTTCTTATACAATCCAATGACAAGAGATGCAACTGCAAGTGTTGGTTATGATTACATGCTTCGACAGGTATTTTTGCTGTGTGTTATTTGCATGTCAAGGTTAAACATCTCGAGTTTTGATCCTTCATTTTGTTGTGGAATGGAACTTTTATGGTGGGTTGCTTGTACATACCTTGTGTATCATATGCAG AGTCGTCTTAGGGGGAAGTTGGATTCCAATGGGTGTGTTGGTGCCCTTCTGGAAGAGCGGTTAAATATGGGTGTCAATTTTCTTCTTTCTGCAGAG ATTGATCACAAAAAGAAAGACTACAAATTCGGCTTTGGCATGACAATTGGAGAGTAG